One Gigantopelta aegis isolate Gae_Host chromosome 1, Gae_host_genome, whole genome shotgun sequence genomic region harbors:
- the LOC121371512 gene encoding uncharacterized protein LOC121371512, whose product METHLKVIFWSILLATIGTSAGQKYIHLGCYEDQPQSPRLVHQYMTSADDDVSRCLATCQQKGFPFAAVQSGGENCSCGNTYGKYKQSDNCVYGCYEDGFPACGGKTEFSIYYSVVKADSCPAKSTHVSEVPSDICLNIKTDDRNFTEARRQCIKDGGDLAAIPGESTRAGLKTLFDGCPLTSCPSMKVDVSTCALELPPHLGGLIASFGPMLEFRVTYTGSRATVTLVYGDPPPQKRKGGTGRGRRRKKPVPGKAQGGTKLVAQPPVALPPVIPPPPSPPERKQPLVEPASPERPYTTQEIVRFKRTSVPPPTSTSTPKTTTPVKRSTTTAPVESPLGLVVPATKRKATSPTTQPAKTKPPPESAPPVDDEWTIAISGLRRHLHQYIQGDTQKPELLRGGFLWKTMEDGSSYELHIKIFICTHPKGPDLQTVHHCSTRQQNDPQDVSSAAPTLFTTSTPDQ is encoded by the exons ATGGAAACACATCTGAAAGTGATATTTTGGAGTATTCTGTTGGCAACTATAG GTACAAGTGCTGGCCAAAAGTATATTCATTTGGGATGCTACGAAGATCAGCCACAAAGTCCACGACTTGTTCACCAGTACATGACATCTGCTGACGATGACGTATCACGTTGCCTAGCAACATGTCAACAGAAAGGCTTTCCATTTGCTGCGGTACAGTCAGGTGGAGAAAACTGCTCTTGTGGAAATACCTATGGGAAATACAAACAATCAGATA ACTGTGTGTACGGCTGTTACGAAGATGGATTTCCCGCATGTGGAGGAAAAACGGAGTTTAGCATTTACTACTCTGTTGTAAAAG CTGATTCATGCCCGGCAAAAAGTACCCATGTGTCTGAAGTACCGAGCGACATATgtcttaatattaaaacagatgATCGGAACTTCACTGAGGCCAGACGACAATGTATAAAAGACGGAGGTGACTTGGCGGCTATACCAGGGGAGAGCACCCGTGCAGGCTTAAAGACTCTTTTTGACGGCTGCCCATTGACTAGCTGTCCTTCGATGAAGGTGGACGTGTCAACGTGCGCTCTCGAAttgcccccccacctggggggactgattgcCAGCTTTGGCCCGATGTTGGAGTTCCGGGTCacgtataccgggtcacgggcgaccgtgactttggtgtacggtgacccgCCTCCACAGAAACGGAAAGGGGGgactggaagaggaagaagaaggaagaaaccgGTGCCAGGGAAGGCCCagggggggacaaagctggtggctcaaccgccagtggcgctcCCTCCTGTGATACCGCCCCCACCGAGTCCTCCGGAGAGGAAGCAACCACTTGTGGAGCCCGCATCCCCGGAACGGCCGTACACCACCCAGGAGATCGTCAGATTCAAACGGACGAGTGTGCCACCACCTACTTCAACCTCCACCCCAAAGACGACGACTCCGGTGAAGCGGTCAACaacgaccgctcccgttgagtcgcCACTTGGACTTGTTGTTCCGGCGACAAaaaggaaggcaacatcaccgaccacccagcCAGCCAAGACCAAGCCGCCGCCGGAATCCGCTCCCCCTGTTGACGAcgaatggaccattgccatcagTGGACTTCGTCGTCATCTCCATCAGTACATACAGGGGGACACGCAGAAACCAGAACTACTTCGGGGAGGTTTTTTGTGGAAGACCatggaggacggcagcagcTACGAGCTTCATATCAAGATCTTCATTTGTACGCACCCGAAGGGACCAGACCTACAGACAGTGCATCATTGCTCAACTCGACAACAGAACGATCCACAGGATGTTAGCTCTGCGGCCCCGACTTTATTTACAACATCTACACCAGATCAGTGA